One Euzebyales bacterium genomic window carries:
- a CDS encoding alpha-ketoacid dehydrogenase subunit beta, with protein MAAVTMAGALNRALHDAMDDDDRVVVFGEDVAALGGVFRVTDRLMERFGEGRCFDTPLAESGIVGTAIGMAMYGYRPVVELQFDGFSYPAFEQITSHLAKIPNRSRGAVQLPVVVRIPFGGGIGAVEHHSESPEALYAHTAGLRIVTPSTPSDAYGLLRDSIASPDPVVFFEPKRRYWSKEDVDLPVSTEPMGTAVVRRQGTTATLIAYGPTVATCLEAADAAAEEGWDLQVVDVRTLVPLDIATIAAAVEQTGHAIVVHEASVFGGMGAEIAAEVVEQAFWTLEAPVLRVGGFDIPYPPAQLEHYHLPDVDRVLDAVERSLSY; from the coding sequence ATGGCGGCGGTCACCATGGCAGGGGCGCTGAACCGCGCGCTGCACGACGCGATGGACGATGATGACCGTGTGGTCGTGTTCGGCGAGGACGTCGCCGCCCTCGGCGGCGTGTTCCGCGTGACCGACAGGCTGATGGAGCGCTTCGGCGAGGGCCGCTGCTTCGACACGCCGCTCGCCGAGTCGGGCATCGTGGGCACGGCGATCGGGATGGCCATGTACGGCTACCGGCCCGTCGTCGAGCTCCAGTTCGACGGGTTCAGCTACCCCGCCTTCGAACAGATCACCTCACACCTGGCCAAGATCCCGAACCGCTCGCGCGGAGCGGTGCAGCTGCCCGTCGTGGTGCGCATCCCGTTCGGCGGCGGCATCGGAGCGGTTGAGCACCACTCGGAGAGCCCGGAGGCGCTGTACGCGCACACGGCGGGCCTGCGGATCGTGACGCCGTCGACGCCGTCCGACGCCTACGGGCTGCTGCGGGACTCGATCGCCTCGCCGGATCCGGTGGTGTTCTTCGAACCGAAGCGGCGGTACTGGTCCAAGGAGGATGTCGACCTGCCGGTCTCGACAGAGCCCATGGGGACGGCGGTCGTACGGCGACAGGGGACCACCGCGACGCTGATCGCATACGGCCCCACGGTCGCGACCTGCCTGGAGGCCGCAGACGCCGCAGCGGAGGAGGGCTGGGACCTGCAGGTCGTCGACGTGCGGACGCTCGTGCCGCTCGACATCGCGACGATCGCCGCTGCGGTCGAGCAGACCGGTCACGCGATCGTCGTGCATGAGGCCAGCGTGTTCGGCGGCATGGGGGCCGAGATCGCCGCCGAGGTCGTGGAGCAGGCCTTCTGGACGCTGGAGGCGCCGGTCCTGCGGGTCGGTGGCTTCGACATCCCGTACCCGCCGGCGCAACTCGAGCACTACCACCTGCCCGACGTCGATCGCGTGCTCGACGCCGTCGAGCGCAGCCTGAGCTACTAG
- a CDS encoding aspartate aminotransferase family protein has translation MTHAELHARHQAVLPSWLALYYEEPIALERGEGRHVWDAEGTRYLDFFGGILTTMTAHALPEVVEAVRVQAGRIMHSSTLYLIESQIELAEEIAALVPIDDAKVFFTTSGTEANEAALLLACTARHSNQILAMRNSYHGRSFAAMAITGNRGWSASSLSPVQTSYVQGAYRYRSPWRDLSDDEYIATGVADLIDVLDTTTAGDVACLIAEPIQGVGGFAHPPDGFYGALAEVLADRGILFISDEVQTGWGRTGEHFWGFEAHGVVPDVVTFAKGIGNGLALAGVVAPAALMDGVAANSISTFGGNPLATAGGLANLRYLVANDLQSQAHKTGAQLRAELVDGFDGVPGVADIRGKGLMLGIELADADGRPRPAMATAALEHCRRAGLLVGKGGLYGNVLRVAPPLTITPDEIAEGGRVLIDAVSAASG, from the coding sequence ATGACCCACGCCGAGCTGCACGCCCGCCACCAGGCTGTCCTTCCATCGTGGTTGGCGCTGTACTACGAGGAGCCGATCGCGCTGGAACGCGGCGAGGGGCGCCACGTGTGGGACGCCGAGGGCACCCGTTACCTCGACTTCTTCGGCGGCATCCTCACGACGATGACCGCGCACGCGCTGCCCGAGGTCGTCGAGGCCGTTCGCGTGCAGGCGGGCCGCATCATGCACTCGTCGACGCTGTACCTGATCGAGTCGCAGATCGAGCTCGCCGAGGAGATCGCGGCGTTGGTGCCGATCGACGACGCGAAGGTGTTCTTCACGACGTCGGGAACCGAAGCCAACGAGGCGGCGCTGCTGCTGGCCTGCACCGCGCGACACAGCAACCAGATCCTGGCGATGCGCAACAGCTACCACGGCCGGTCGTTCGCCGCGATGGCCATCACCGGCAACCGCGGCTGGTCGGCCTCGAGCCTGTCGCCGGTGCAGACCAGCTACGTCCAGGGGGCGTATCGCTACCGCAGCCCCTGGCGCGACCTCTCCGACGACGAGTACATCGCCACCGGTGTGGCCGATCTGATCGATGTGCTCGACACCACGACGGCCGGCGACGTGGCGTGCCTGATCGCCGAACCGATCCAGGGCGTCGGCGGGTTCGCGCATCCACCGGACGGCTTCTACGGGGCGCTCGCCGAGGTGCTCGCCGACCGCGGCATCCTGTTCATCAGCGACGAGGTACAGACGGGCTGGGGCCGCACGGGGGAGCACTTCTGGGGGTTCGAGGCGCACGGCGTCGTCCCCGACGTCGTGACGTTCGCCAAGGGCATCGGCAACGGGTTGGCGCTGGCAGGCGTCGTCGCTCCGGCCGCGTTGATGGACGGTGTGGCGGCGAACTCGATCTCGACGTTCGGCGGCAACCCGCTGGCGACGGCGGGCGGCCTGGCCAACCTGCGGTACCTGGTGGCGAACGATCTGCAGAGCCAGGCGCACAAGACCGGCGCCCAGCTGCGCGCCGAGCTCGTCGACGGGTTCGACGGTGTGCCGGGCGTCGCGGACATCCGCGGCAAGGGGTTGATGCTGGGGATCGAGCTGGCCGACGCCGACGGCAGGCCCCGACCCGCGATGGCGACCGCCGCGCTCGAACACTGCCGCCGCGCCGGTCTGCTGGTCGGCAAGGGCGGGCTGTACGGCAACGTGCTCCGCGTCGCGCCGCCCCTCACCATCACACCCGATGAGATCGCCGAGGGCGGTCGGGTGTTGATCGACGCCGTCAGCGCAGCGAGCGGCTGA
- the pdhA gene encoding pyruvate dehydrogenase (acetyl-transferring) E1 component subunit alpha has translation MVSDPSTPDPRTLLPTGPPIRLLDVDGTYTEDPDWPIDLDDEQLLGLYRAMVIARQVDTQAITLQRQGQLGVYASLRGQEGAQIGSAFALAPQDWVFPSYRELGVAVVRGVDPADLLRVYRGTWHGTHDPTKHHFGLISIPIATQALHAAGFAMGARLDDADCCVVSYMGDGATSEGDAHEAFNFAAVFAAPCVFFIQNNQYAISVPLTRQTAAASIAHKAVGYGMPGYVCDGNDVLASYAVTRRALEHARAGDGPVLIEAITYRMEAHTTSDDPTRYRDDDELEHWRARDPISRYEAFLRDRGLLDDDVAETVSKAARAEAQAVRSAIYDEPHGDPLELFDHVASEPTQQLAAQRSLLAAELAGERS, from the coding sequence ATGGTTTCTGATCCATCCACCCCCGATCCTCGCACGCTGCTGCCCACCGGGCCGCCGATCAGGCTGCTCGATGTCGACGGCACGTACACCGAAGATCCCGACTGGCCGATCGACCTCGATGACGAGCAGTTGCTCGGGCTGTACCGCGCGATGGTCATCGCGCGTCAGGTCGACACCCAGGCCATCACGCTGCAGCGGCAGGGCCAGTTGGGCGTCTACGCCTCGCTGCGTGGCCAGGAGGGCGCCCAGATTGGCAGCGCCTTCGCGCTGGCTCCCCAGGACTGGGTGTTCCCCTCGTACCGCGAGCTCGGTGTCGCCGTCGTGCGGGGCGTCGATCCCGCCGACCTGCTACGGGTGTACCGCGGCACGTGGCACGGCACCCACGATCCCACCAAACACCACTTCGGTCTGATCTCCATCCCGATCGCGACGCAGGCGCTCCACGCCGCCGGGTTCGCGATGGGCGCCCGCCTCGACGACGCCGACTGCTGCGTCGTCAGCTACATGGGTGACGGGGCCACCAGCGAGGGCGACGCGCACGAGGCGTTCAACTTCGCCGCGGTGTTCGCCGCACCGTGTGTCTTCTTCATCCAGAACAACCAGTACGCGATCAGCGTGCCGCTGACCCGTCAGACGGCGGCGGCCAGCATTGCCCACAAGGCCGTCGGCTACGGCATGCCCGGCTACGTGTGCGACGGCAACGATGTGCTGGCCAGCTACGCGGTCACCCGACGCGCGCTGGAGCACGCGCGGGCCGGCGACGGGCCGGTGCTTATCGAGGCGATCACGTACCGCATGGAGGCCCACACGACGTCGGACGACCCGACGCGCTACCGGGACGACGACGAGCTCGAGCATTGGCGGGCGCGGGACCCGATCTCCCGCTACGAGGCCTTCCTGCGCGACCGGGGTCTGCTCGACGACGACGTCGCCGAGACCGTCAGCAAGGCGGCCCGTGCCGAGGCACAGGCGGTGCGGTCGGCCATCTACGACGAACCGCACGGCGATCCGCTCGAGCTGTTCGATCACGTGGCGTCCGAGCCGACCCAGCAGTTGGCCGCCCAGCGGTCCCTGCTCGCCGCCGAGCTGGCGGGGGAGCGGTCCTGA
- a CDS encoding ATP-binding protein — MHIEISLALPRDRESVSAVRRIVASAMAEVGVERSCAADVELALTEGCANVVRHATSTDRYRVTFELNREAARVTIADSGNGFQVNGRQRMAGALAEGGRGLALMRMLMDEADFRVQEGAGTEVLLIKQIVLDETSLLRDAPLVEPSTSGGNQDGRG; from the coding sequence GTGCACATCGAGATCTCGTTGGCGCTGCCGCGTGACCGTGAGAGCGTCTCGGCGGTCCGGCGCATCGTCGCCAGTGCGATGGCCGAGGTCGGCGTCGAACGCTCGTGCGCGGCTGACGTCGAACTGGCGCTGACCGAGGGGTGCGCCAACGTCGTACGCCACGCGACTTCGACCGATCGCTACCGCGTGACGTTCGAGCTCAACCGCGAGGCGGCACGTGTCACGATCGCTGACAGCGGCAACGGGTTCCAGGTCAACGGGCGACAGCGCATGGCGGGCGCGCTCGCCGAGGGTGGCCGGGGGCTGGCGCTGATGCGCATGCTCATGGACGAGGCCGACTTCCGCGTCCAGGAGGGCGCAGGCACCGAGGTCCTGCTGATCAAGCAGATCGTGCTGGACGAGACATCGCTGCTGCGGGATGCGCCGTTGGTCGAGCCGAGCACGTCCGGCGGCAACCAGGACGGGCGCGGGTGA
- a CDS encoding ACT domain-containing protein, whose product MELMLRCALPDRPGALAKLASAISAVGGDIHAVDVVEHADGRALDDLEIILDGDRIPTLLDRLSSLDGVSVIHAGPSRGQPGDAVTRLSIGIESLLDGSAEARRGVTTLIGGMLRARVAELRDPAHAPVTEDPRTLVLDAGDEVLVLRRDYRFTETERGRAAALLRLARRAVAADDGDVSRSLR is encoded by the coding sequence ATGGAACTGATGCTGCGGTGCGCGCTGCCGGACCGTCCGGGAGCGCTGGCGAAGCTCGCGAGCGCCATCTCGGCGGTCGGCGGCGACATCCACGCCGTCGACGTCGTCGAGCACGCGGATGGACGCGCACTCGACGATCTCGAGATCATCCTCGACGGCGACCGCATTCCGACGCTTCTCGACAGGCTGTCGTCGCTCGATGGGGTCAGCGTGATCCACGCGGGACCGTCGCGCGGGCAGCCCGGTGACGCCGTCACGCGTCTGTCGATCGGCATCGAGTCGCTGCTCGACGGCAGCGCCGAGGCGAGGCGCGGCGTCACGACGTTGATCGGCGGCATGTTGCGCGCCAGGGTCGCCGAACTGCGGGACCCGGCGCACGCACCGGTGACCGAGGACCCGCGCACGCTCGTGCTCGACGCCGGTGACGAGGTGCTCGTGCTGCGGCGCGACTACCGGTTCACCGAGACGGAACGGGGCCGGGCCGCCGCGCTGCTGCGGTTGGCACGCCGCGCGGTTGCCGCCGACGACGGCGACGTCAGCCGCTCGCTGCGCTGA
- a CDS encoding dihydrolipoamide acetyltransferase family protein, with protein sequence MTTRQVQMPDLGEGLTEATIVTWLVAVGDEIAEDQVVAEVETAKATVELPTPFAGTITDLHATEGEEVEVGTAVLSVDTDGEGTAERLAGEDATPAAGDQLARAADNGAEPSTSSAAGDDASGNVLVGYGTGRGRSRRRRTRARHDGSARPTSRPRAKPPVRKLAKDLGVDLGQVHGTGPEGRITRDDVHAAANASGAAADTAAPADVASSAAAGVGTPTDADAAGTADAGRREAVTGVRARIADHLSVAWREIPAASCWVDVDATAMLALRDELVADHPAVRVTPLAVILRACAVALGRVPQLNGSFDAEAREIVYHERIDLGVATQTDRGLLVPVVRDAGRRSILELAAEVTRVAGAARAGELPPAELVGSTFSVSNFGAFGIDGGGPIVNHPEAGILGVGRITDRPWVVDGAVVARPVLNLSLTFDHRVCDGAEASAFLRLVADLVERPTRLLAY encoded by the coding sequence ATGACGACCAGACAGGTGCAGATGCCCGATCTCGGAGAGGGCCTGACCGAGGCGACCATCGTCACGTGGCTCGTCGCGGTCGGCGACGAGATCGCCGAGGACCAGGTCGTGGCCGAGGTCGAAACCGCCAAGGCCACCGTCGAACTCCCGACGCCGTTCGCCGGTACGATCACCGATCTCCATGCCACCGAGGGCGAGGAGGTCGAGGTCGGTACCGCCGTGCTGTCGGTGGACACCGACGGCGAGGGGACCGCGGAGCGACTGGCCGGGGAGGACGCGACGCCAGCCGCGGGGGACCAGCTCGCACGGGCCGCCGACAACGGTGCGGAACCGTCGACGTCGTCGGCGGCGGGCGACGACGCGAGCGGCAACGTGCTGGTGGGGTACGGCACCGGCCGTGGACGCAGCCGACGCCGGCGCACGCGCGCACGCCACGACGGCAGCGCCAGGCCCACGAGCCGGCCGCGGGCCAAGCCGCCGGTGCGCAAGCTCGCGAAGGATCTCGGCGTCGACCTTGGGCAGGTGCACGGCACCGGGCCGGAGGGTCGGATCACGCGCGACGACGTGCACGCCGCCGCGAACGCGTCGGGCGCGGCGGCCGACACGGCGGCGCCGGCCGACGTGGCATCGTCGGCGGCCGCCGGTGTGGGCACACCGACCGACGCCGACGCCGCAGGGACCGCCGATGCCGGCCGCCGCGAGGCCGTGACGGGGGTGCGCGCGCGGATCGCCGATCACCTCTCGGTCGCCTGGCGCGAGATCCCCGCAGCGTCGTGCTGGGTCGACGTCGACGCGACCGCCATGCTGGCGCTGCGGGACGAGCTCGTGGCCGATCACCCCGCTGTGCGCGTCACACCGCTCGCGGTGATCCTGCGGGCCTGTGCGGTGGCGCTCGGGCGCGTGCCACAGCTCAACGGCAGCTTCGATGCCGAGGCCCGCGAGATCGTGTACCACGAGCGGATCGACCTGGGGGTGGCGACGCAGACCGACCGGGGCCTGCTGGTACCTGTCGTCCGTGACGCGGGTCGGCGCTCGATCCTCGAGCTCGCGGCCGAGGTGACACGCGTCGCCGGGGCTGCCCGGGCGGGTGAGCTGCCGCCCGCCGAGCTGGTCGGCAGCACGTTCTCCGTGTCGAACTTCGGTGCCTTCGGCATCGATGGTGGAGGACCGATCGTCAACCACCCGGAGGCCGGCATCCTGGGTGTCGGCCGGATCACGGATCGTCCGTGGGTGGTCGACGGGGCGGTCGTGGCGCGTCCGGTCCTCAACCTGTCGTTGACCTTCGACCACCGGGTGTGTGACGGCGCGGAGGCGTCGGCCTTCCTGCGGCTCGTCGCCGACCTCGTCGAGCGCCCGACGCGCCTGCTGGCGTACTAG
- a CDS encoding D-isomer specific 2-hydroxyacid dehydrogenase family protein yields MSAVPIAVMPEGTRGYIVDAVRDGGGDVVDLPDARALVWTDPDDPHALTDVLTHHSGIEWVQLPWAGVEPYAEAGVFDHDRVWTSGKGVYAEPVAEHALALALAGLRELPRFAQEVTWTSQAGISLLGGAVTIFGAGGITSELVRLLQPFDCSITVVRRTAGPMEGVDRVLAFDHRYEALKGADVVVLALALTPETVGVISRVEFELMEPHAWLVNVARGAHVVTEDLVVALREDVIGGAALDVTDPEPLPDGHPLWRLPNCLITPHTANTEDMAKPLLSARIADNVRRFAAGEELIGTVDPDAGY; encoded by the coding sequence GTGAGCGCCGTTCCGATCGCCGTCATGCCAGAGGGCACCCGTGGCTACATCGTCGACGCGGTCCGTGACGGCGGCGGTGACGTCGTCGACCTGCCCGATGCCCGGGCGCTGGTGTGGACCGATCCCGACGACCCCCACGCGTTGACCGACGTCCTGACGCATCACAGCGGCATCGAGTGGGTGCAGCTGCCGTGGGCCGGCGTCGAACCCTACGCAGAGGCGGGTGTGTTCGACCACGACCGCGTGTGGACCTCCGGCAAGGGCGTCTACGCCGAGCCCGTCGCCGAGCACGCGCTGGCCCTGGCGCTGGCGGGTCTGCGGGAGCTGCCGCGCTTCGCGCAGGAGGTGACCTGGACGTCGCAGGCGGGCATCAGCCTGCTCGGCGGCGCGGTGACCATCTTCGGTGCCGGGGGCATCACGTCCGAGCTGGTCCGTCTGCTGCAACCGTTCGACTGCTCGATCACGGTCGTGCGTCGCACGGCCGGGCCGATGGAGGGCGTCGACCGGGTGCTGGCGTTCGACCACCGGTACGAGGCGCTCAAGGGCGCGGACGTCGTCGTGCTCGCGCTCGCGCTCACGCCGGAGACGGTCGGGGTGATCTCCCGGGTCGAGTTCGAGCTGATGGAGCCGCACGCCTGGCTGGTGAACGTCGCGCGCGGCGCGCACGTCGTGACCGAGGATCTCGTGGTCGCACTGCGCGAGGACGTGATCGGCGGTGCAGCACTGGACGTCACGGATCCCGAGCCGCTGCCCGACGGCCACCCGCTGTGGCGGCTGCCGAACTGCCTGATCACGCCCCACACGGCGAACACCGAGGACATGGCCAAGCCGCTGCTGTCGGCCCGCATCGCCGACAACGTCCGCCGCTTCGCCGCCGGCGAGGAACTGATCGGTACCGTCGATCCGGACGCCGGCTACTAA
- a CDS encoding sirohydrochlorin chelatase, producing the protein MTTHPQPALLLIAHGTRDPAGATEMATLVGHVRERVDAPVEAAWLEDFAEPDATTAAARLVDDGAGRIVTVPFLVLGAGHAKTDVPEAVARVRAELAHVEVVHGRVLGLHPTLFDLACERIDAVSDGDRTDEVLVVTGAGSSDPDANGDLAKAARLLAELTGHRWAEIAYAGVTWPRADALFERLQRAGVRRVVRFSWSLLAGLLERRVDGWADTAIADGLEIADAGRFGPDPLVADVVVARYRETIDGDPRMNCDLCAYRRPLPGFEGRVGLRSAGGLGTAVHPSGIG; encoded by the coding sequence GTGACCACCCACCCCCAGCCCGCCCTGCTGCTCATCGCCCACGGAACCCGCGATCCCGCCGGTGCGACCGAGATGGCCACGCTCGTGGGACACGTGCGCGAGCGCGTCGACGCGCCGGTCGAGGCCGCGTGGCTCGAGGACTTCGCCGAACCGGACGCCACGACGGCGGCGGCCCGCCTCGTCGACGACGGCGCCGGACGGATCGTGACCGTGCCGTTCCTGGTGCTGGGCGCGGGGCACGCCAAGACCGATGTGCCGGAGGCGGTGGCACGGGTGCGCGCCGAACTGGCGCACGTCGAGGTCGTGCACGGACGCGTGCTCGGCCTGCATCCGACGCTGTTCGATCTGGCCTGCGAGAGGATCGACGCGGTGTCAGACGGCGACCGGACCGACGAGGTGCTCGTCGTGACCGGCGCCGGCTCCAGCGACCCGGACGCCAACGGCGACCTCGCGAAGGCGGCCAGGCTGCTGGCCGAGTTGACCGGACACCGGTGGGCCGAGATCGCGTACGCGGGCGTGACCTGGCCGAGGGCAGACGCGCTGTTCGAGCGGCTGCAGCGCGCCGGCGTGCGCCGGGTCGTGCGCTTCTCGTGGTCGCTGCTGGCCGGGCTGCTCGAGCGTCGCGTCGATGGCTGGGCGGACACGGCGATCGCCGATGGCCTGGAGATCGCCGACGCGGGTCGCTTCGGACCCGATCCGCTGGTCGCCGACGTGGTCGTCGCCCGCTACCGCGAGACCATCGACGGCGACCCCCGCATGAACTGCGACCTGTGCGCCTACCGCCGTCCGCTGCCTGGGTTCGAGGGGCGCGTCGGCCTGCGATCCGCGGGCGGACTCGGCACCGCCGTCCACCCGTCGGGCATCGGCTGA
- a CDS encoding 2-isopropylmalate synthase, with protein sequence MAPNAVQIFDTTLRDGEQAPGISLGVKEKLEIAEQLCRLHVDTIEAGFPITSHGDFDAVKAIAEDVGTEPDAPVIGALARCARGDIDRAAAALKGAARSRIHVFLSTSEIHRRAMLRASEDDILASTAESVRHARSYTDDVEFSPQDATRTDHDFLRRVVDTAVANGATTVNIPDTVGYALPHDFGVLIAEIVRRVGDDVMVSVHCHNDLGLAVANSIEAVRNGARQIEVAVNGIGERAGNCSMEEVVMALATRSDLLDRSTQVVTREIARTSRLVTALTGYPVQFNKAVVGRNAFAHESGIHQHGVLQDRLTYEIMRAEDIGLTGAQIVLGKHSGRHAFATQLAELGYELDDGELARAFTRFKELADRKVELTDVDLEAIVADEVSASADDGFVLESLQVSGGTATAPTATVRVRRTADDVTIDESAMGDGMVDAACGAIRRAVGIEAKLVTFNVAAVTGGIDALGDVTVQVEVDGRRISGRGVSTDIVEASARAFLSAMNKSVRLRHRARTVTDTP encoded by the coding sequence ATGGCCCCCAACGCCGTACAGATCTTCGACACGACCCTGCGCGACGGTGAACAGGCGCCCGGCATCTCGTTGGGCGTCAAGGAGAAGCTCGAGATCGCCGAACAGCTGTGCCGCCTGCACGTCGACACGATCGAGGCCGGGTTCCCGATCACGTCGCATGGCGACTTCGACGCGGTCAAGGCGATCGCCGAGGACGTGGGTACCGAACCGGACGCGCCGGTCATCGGCGCGCTGGCGCGGTGCGCGCGCGGCGACATCGACCGCGCGGCCGCCGCGCTCAAGGGCGCGGCCCGCTCCCGCATCCACGTCTTCCTGTCCACGTCGGAGATCCATCGACGCGCGATGCTGCGAGCCTCGGAGGACGACATCCTCGCGTCGACCGCCGAGTCCGTCCGGCACGCACGCAGCTACACCGACGACGTCGAGTTCTCACCGCAGGACGCGACGCGCACCGACCACGACTTCCTGAGAAGGGTCGTCGACACGGCCGTGGCGAACGGCGCGACGACCGTGAACATCCCCGACACGGTCGGCTACGCCCTGCCGCACGACTTCGGTGTGCTGATCGCCGAGATCGTCCGCCGGGTGGGCGACGACGTCATGGTCAGCGTGCACTGCCACAACGATCTGGGTCTGGCCGTGGCGAACTCGATCGAGGCCGTGCGCAACGGTGCGCGGCAGATCGAGGTCGCCGTCAACGGCATCGGCGAGCGCGCGGGCAACTGCTCGATGGAGGAGGTCGTCATGGCACTGGCGACCCGCTCCGACCTGCTCGACCGGTCGACGCAGGTCGTGACGCGGGAGATCGCGCGCACCTCCCGGCTGGTCACCGCGCTGACCGGCTACCCCGTGCAGTTCAACAAGGCCGTCGTCGGTCGCAACGCGTTCGCGCACGAGTCGGGCATCCACCAGCACGGGGTGCTGCAGGACCGCCTGACGTACGAGATCATGCGCGCGGAGGACATCGGCCTGACCGGCGCCCAGATCGTCCTGGGCAAGCACTCGGGCCGCCACGCGTTCGCCACCCAGCTCGCCGAACTCGGCTACGAGCTGGACGACGGCGAGCTGGCGCGCGCGTTCACCCGCTTCAAGGAGCTGGCCGACCGCAAGGTCGAGCTGACCGACGTCGACCTCGAGGCGATCGTCGCCGACGAGGTGTCAGCCAGCGCAGACGATGGGTTCGTACTGGAGTCCCTGCAGGTCTCCGGCGGCACCGCGACGGCACCAACCGCCACGGTCCGTGTCCGCAGGACCGCCGACGACGTCACGATCGACGAGTCGGCGATGGGAGACGGCATGGTCGATGCTGCCTGCGGCGCGATCCGCCGCGCAGTTGGGATCGAGGCGAAGTTGGTCACCTTCAACGTCGCCGCTGTCACCGGGGGGATCGACGCCCTCGGTGACGTGACCGTGCAGGTCGAGGTCGACGGCAGGCGCATCAGTGGCCGCGGCGTGTCCACGGACATCGTCGAGGCCAGTGCACGCGCGTTCCTGTCGGCCATGAACAAGTCGGTACGCCTGCGCCACCGTGCGCGGACCGTGACCGACACGCCCTAG
- a CDS encoding TIGR00725 family protein, whose amino-acid sequence MDLTVAVIGAGRSEPATDATAEEVGSRLAQAGVVVVCGGLGGVMAAACRGARAAGGRTVGILPGTTAREANPWVDLALPTGLGEARNVLVVRAGSAVIAVGGGFGTLSELAFARKLDVPVVGLDTWRLPDDGIVHVDAPEEAVREALAAARRG is encoded by the coding sequence ATGGACCTGACCGTCGCGGTGATCGGCGCCGGCCGCTCCGAACCTGCAACCGATGCCACCGCCGAGGAGGTCGGCTCGCGCCTGGCGCAAGCCGGCGTCGTCGTGGTGTGCGGTGGCCTGGGGGGTGTCATGGCGGCGGCGTGCCGCGGCGCAAGGGCGGCTGGTGGGCGCACGGTCGGCATCCTGCCGGGCACGACCGCGCGGGAGGCGAACCCGTGGGTCGACCTCGCGCTGCCGACCGGCCTGGGGGAGGCGCGCAACGTGCTGGTCGTGCGCGCGGGGAGCGCGGTCATCGCCGTCGGCGGCGGCTTCGGCACGTTGTCGGAGCTGGCGTTCGCCCGCAAGCTCGACGTCCCGGTGGTCGGTCTGGACACCTGGCGGCTGCCCGATGACGGCATCGTCCACGTCGACGCCCCGGAGGAGGCCGTGCGCGAGGCGCTCGCGGCCGCCCGGCGCGGTTGA